The proteins below are encoded in one region of Fibrobacter sp.:
- a CDS encoding flavodoxin family protein gives MAETKKILVMVASPKNERSGTLIPTKAFVQGLEENGSFETEYIFIDKMNIKPCRGCLSCWGRPDGSCFIKDDDVPAIREKLINSDIVIWSFPLFLFGVPGQMKVLMDRIVGMVHPYMGQKLGEGVNAANSNLHGLQFQKEGQKIILLSSCAWCDIDVVYEPIVKQFDIILGHEGYQLVACPQMRALHHRGGERRLNILRKRYWQGGAELAKTGKLSKEAIDLMQKTIFSDEAYEKLVVEFVTHMFDRDDNF, from the coding sequence ATGGCAGAAACAAAAAAAATCCTCGTAATGGTAGCAAGCCCCAAAAACGAACGGAGCGGCACACTGATTCCAACCAAGGCCTTTGTTCAGGGCCTTGAAGAAAACGGTTCTTTCGAAACCGAGTACATCTTCATCGACAAGATGAACATCAAGCCCTGTCGTGGTTGCCTCAGTTGCTGGGGTCGGCCCGACGGAAGCTGTTTCATCAAGGACGACGACGTTCCCGCCATACGTGAAAAACTCATCAATTCAGACATCGTCATCTGGAGTTTCCCGCTGTTCCTATTCGGCGTCCCCGGACAGATGAAGGTGCTGATGGACCGTATCGTGGGAATGGTTCACCCCTACATGGGTCAAAAACTGGGAGAGGGCGTTAACGCGGCCAATTCTAACCTCCACGGGCTTCAGTTCCAAAAAGAAGGCCAGAAAATCATCTTGCTGTCCAGTTGTGCCTGGTGCGACATCGACGTTGTTTACGAGCCCATCGTAAAGCAGTTCGACATTATCCTAGGTCACGAGGGTTACCAACTTGTGGCCTGCCCCCAGATGCGGGCCCTGCACCACCGGGGCGGGGAACGCAGGCTAAACATCTTGCGCAAACGGTACTGGCAAGGCGGCGCAGAACTTGCAAAGACAGGTAAACTCTCAAAAGAGGCGATAGACCTCATGCAAAAGACTATCTTTAGCGACGAAGCCTACGAGAAACTGGTGGTAGAATTCGTTACCCACATGTTTGACCGGGATGACAATTTCTAG
- a CDS encoding 1-acyl-sn-glycerol-3-phosphate acyltransferase: MHLVVIVVIYTVRVFMFAWFRPKVIFAGESVKSVHLGTPSVIIANHTSMLDPIMMLAVFFSHKSIVVAKDQIEDPHFRWALTRAKCVIPCDRFNMDTEWALLAKRELEKGNNVIIFPEGKCRYDGLLNEFKTGFAFLARSTGAPVLSVGLDGIYKFGHRTHIVVGDAEKIERVKGIPSSRHLTERSEHFRQKVWQLKQQALGIAEPKALPVAAETPKEVLA; this comes from the coding sequence ATGCATCTCGTTGTCATCGTGGTGATATACACGGTGCGGGTCTTTATGTTCGCCTGGTTCCGCCCGAAGGTCATCTTTGCAGGTGAATCGGTCAAGTCAGTTCATCTCGGAACTCCGTCGGTGATTATCGCCAACCACACCAGCATGCTTGACCCCATCATGATGCTTGCGGTTTTCTTTTCCCACAAGAGTATCGTGGTGGCCAAGGACCAGATTGAAGATCCCCATTTTCGTTGGGCGCTGACCCGCGCAAAATGCGTGATTCCCTGTGACCGGTTCAACATGGACACCGAATGGGCCTTGCTTGCCAAACGCGAACTGGAAAAAGGGAACAATGTCATCATTTTTCCCGAAGGCAAGTGCCGTTACGACGGGCTGCTGAACGAGTTCAAGACGGGCTTTGCCTTCCTTGCGCGCAGTACCGGAGCGCCGGTTCTTTCTGTCGGTCTTGACGGAATCTACAAATTTGGACACCGCACCCATATAGTGGTAGGAGACGCCGAAAAAATTGAACGGGTGAAGGGAATCCCCTCTTCAAGACATCTAACAGAACGGAGCGAACACTTTAGGCAGAAGGTCTGGCAACTCAAGCAGCAGGCCCTTGGCATAGCCGAGCCGAAGGCTTTGCCCGTTGCCGCAGAAACTCCAAAAGAGGTACTGGCATGA
- a CDS encoding glucose 1-dehydrogenase, whose amino-acid sequence MKVALVTGASKGIGKACALRLARDGYTVVVNYSSSDEAANATLDQIKAEGGDGMVYKANVADLSQVKVMVREVFKAYGRIDVLVNNAGIVRDEYLMMMNPETLDKCFDLNVKGYFYCAQQVAVKMYKQKSGVIINMSSVSSKFALAGQAVYSATKGAVNSLTQTLAKELGGFGIRVNAVAPGFIATEMIEAIPEETRKGYLEKIPLKRFGSADEVANIVSALASDQFAYVTGQVFVLDGGLSL is encoded by the coding sequence ATGAAAGTTGCTTTGGTAACAGGTGCTTCAAAGGGTATCGGCAAGGCCTGCGCCTTGCGCCTTGCCCGCGACGGCTACACCGTCGTAGTGAACTACTCCAGTTCTGACGAGGCGGCGAACGCCACGCTTGATCAGATCAAGGCCGAAGGTGGCGACGGCATGGTTTACAAGGCGAACGTGGCCGACCTCTCCCAGGTGAAGGTGATGGTCCGCGAGGTGTTCAAGGCCTACGGCCGCATTGACGTACTGGTGAACAACGCAGGCATCGTGCGCGACGAATACCTGATGATGATGAACCCGGAAACCTTGGACAAGTGCTTCGACCTGAACGTGAAGGGCTACTTCTACTGTGCCCAGCAGGTGGCCGTGAAGATGTACAAGCAGAAATCCGGCGTGATTATCAACATGAGTTCCGTGTCGTCGAAATTCGCGTTGGCAGGCCAGGCCGTCTACAGCGCCACGAAGGGAGCCGTGAACTCCCTGACCCAGACCCTCGCGAAGGAGCTGGGCGGTTTCGGTATCCGCGTGAATGCCGTGGCTCCGGGCTTTATCGCGACAGAGATGATAGAGGCCATTCCCGAAGAGACCCGCAAGGGGTACCTCGAAAAGATTCCCTTAAAACGTTTCGGTTCCGCCGACGAAGTGGCCAACATCGTGTCGGCCCTGGCCTCTGACCAGTTCGCCTACGTGACCGGCCAGGTGTTCGTGCTGGACGGAGGACTTTCCCTATGA
- a CDS encoding patatin family protein: MKTGLVLEGGSRQTMFSAGVLDTFMDEDIPFDYIAGVSAGAHAAINYITRQQGRLRFIVLPTRLQKGKKWASKYIGIQKEFHALNYLSADGEMPLDFEAYASSRVECEIGLTCCETGRAEFRSEKQDKKRLLDLISASCALPMLFPMAKLDDKHYADGCITEPIPYERAFEKGCDKVVAISTHYPGEAVTDFRKYRAILNPMYKQKYPNLFRALMVRLKRYEKKFIQMEALEKEGKLFLIRPIIDLCDQFDTDMNKMNESYEHGVDMAKQRMEDLKTFLEI; encoded by the coding sequence ATGAAAACGGGGCTGGTTCTAGAAGGAGGTTCCCGCCAGACCATGTTCAGCGCAGGCGTGCTGGACACCTTCATGGACGAAGACATCCCCTTTGACTACATTGCAGGCGTTTCTGCCGGGGCGCACGCGGCCATCAATTACATTACCCGCCAACAGGGGCGTCTCCGCTTTATCGTCTTGCCCACCCGACTCCAAAAGGGCAAGAAATGGGCAAGCAAGTACATCGGCATCCAGAAGGAATTTCATGCCCTAAACTACTTGTCTGCCGACGGTGAAATGCCCCTGGACTTTGAAGCCTACGCAAGTTCCAGGGTCGAATGCGAAATCGGCCTCACCTGCTGTGAGACGGGTCGCGCCGAATTCAGGTCCGAAAAGCAAGACAAGAAGCGGCTCCTGGACCTGATCAGCGCCAGTTGCGCCCTGCCCATGCTGTTCCCTATGGCAAAGCTAGACGACAAGCACTACGCCGACGGCTGCATTACCGAACCCATCCCCTACGAACGGGCCTTCGAGAAAGGGTGCGACAAGGTAGTGGCCATTTCTACCCACTACCCAGGAGAAGCGGTGACGGATTTCCGCAAGTACAGAGCGATACTCAACCCCATGTACAAGCAAAAATACCCCAATCTCTTTAGAGCATTGATGGTACGGCTCAAGCGGTACGAAAAAAAGTTTATCCAGATGGAAGCCCTGGAAAAAGAGGGGAAACTGTTCCTGATTCGCCCAATTATTGACCTTTGCGACCAGTTCGATACCGACATGAACAAGATGAACGAATCCTATGAGCACGGCGTCGATATGGCAAAACAGCGTATGGAAGACCTGAAGACTTTCCTGGAAATCTAA
- the fabZ gene encoding 3-hydroxyacyl-ACP dehydratase FabZ — MMNIYEISEKIAQRPPFQMIERVTELTPNESAVGIKNVSVNEPYFTGHFPGTPIMPGVLIVESCAQLCSLVIEKPAEDLEKNLYVLLKIDGFKFVKPVIPGDQLEISVKKTKEGGVLVGFDCIVKVNGNVHAKGALTFTSIPKESLGK, encoded by the coding sequence ATGATGAACATTTACGAAATCAGCGAAAAGATTGCACAGCGCCCGCCGTTCCAGATGATCGAGCGTGTCACGGAACTTACGCCGAACGAATCTGCCGTGGGTATCAAGAACGTAAGCGTGAACGAACCGTATTTTACGGGACATTTCCCGGGAACCCCGATTATGCCGGGCGTGCTCATTGTGGAAAGCTGCGCCCAGCTCTGCTCGCTGGTGATTGAAAAACCTGCCGAAGATTTGGAAAAGAATCTCTACGTGCTTTTGAAGATTGACGGATTCAAGTTCGTGAAGCCGGTGATTCCCGGCGACCAGCTCGAAATTTCCGTCAAGAAGACCAAGGAAGGCGGCGTGCTGGTGGGCTTTGACTGCATCGTGAAAGTGAACGGAAACGTCCACGCCAAGGGCGCCCTCACCTTTACGAGCATTCCAAAGGAATCCTTAGGGAAATAG